In one Nocardioides sp. NBC_00368 genomic region, the following are encoded:
- a CDS encoding alpha/beta fold hydrolase, which translates to MTTVTTSDGFELAVYTAGEDATKPTVVLVHGFPDDHTAWDGIVERLAEDHRVVTYDTRGTGASGRPRRIADYRLDQLAADLRAVLDHADTGAGVHLVGHDWGSVQAWHLVTGPQRDGILSFTSISGPCVDHIPGWVLRKARARRFRDIAAMWKSPLYMGFFSIPLLAPALARLGLIDPVIRLSLKVFERPEPLEPRPHGPSARRNAESIRIYAANVLPRLLRPVRGGTDVPVQVLTPRRDIFIPPITQSDPHPDIATIDIREVPGGHWAPTFRPGAVGDLVAGWIARHG; encoded by the coding sequence ATGACCACGGTGACCACCAGTGACGGGTTCGAGCTCGCGGTCTACACCGCGGGCGAGGATGCCACCAAGCCGACCGTCGTTCTCGTACACGGTTTTCCCGACGACCACACCGCCTGGGACGGGATCGTCGAGCGTCTCGCCGAGGACCACCGTGTGGTCACCTACGACACCCGCGGCACCGGCGCTTCCGGCAGGCCGCGCAGGATCGCCGACTATCGGCTCGACCAGCTGGCCGCAGACCTTCGCGCCGTTCTGGACCATGCTGATACCGGCGCCGGGGTGCACCTGGTCGGCCACGACTGGGGATCGGTGCAGGCTTGGCACCTGGTCACGGGCCCACAGCGCGACGGCATCCTCAGCTTCACCTCCATCTCCGGCCCGTGCGTCGACCACATCCCTGGGTGGGTTCTCCGCAAGGCGCGGGCGCGGCGGTTCCGCGACATCGCCGCGATGTGGAAGTCACCGCTCTACATGGGCTTCTTCTCGATTCCCCTCCTGGCCCCGGCGCTGGCGCGCCTCGGCCTGATCGACCCGGTCATCAGGCTGTCACTGAAGGTCTTCGAGCGACCTGAGCCGCTCGAACCGCGACCTCACGGACCCAGCGCTCGCCGCAACGCCGAGTCGATCCGGATCTACGCCGCGAACGTGCTCCCGCGCCTGCTCAGGCCGGTTCGCGGTGGCACCGACGTACCCGTCCAAGTGCTGACTCCCCGGCGCGACATCTTCATCCCGCCGATCACCCAGTCCGATCCGCACCCGGACATCGCGACGATCGACATCCGTGAGGTGCCAGGTGGGCACTGGGCACCGACGTTCCGCCCCGGCGCGGTCGGCGACCTCGTGGCGGGTTGGATCGCGCGACACGGCTAG